The genomic interval agcccaggctttctcccttccaccctgcactgccccccaaaataacggtgatcccaaagcaaacaggggcagtggagcagcccaagcccttccttgcctgcaaagcaaagcagcccctgcacaggttctggagtcccacctctgctcccaccatgggggtttgtttctgtcgggctggctgccccagccccagcccggggcacggtgggtgctgggggctgttggcagggccaggagcccactcccatttcatcaccaccccagcccatcccccagccctgccaaaagcagcctggcagccgactgaaggatcagctgcatccgccccatcaaagggggaacctttggttcctggccaggctgtgcaatgcccaaatctgggagcatccccctgcgtgtggactcacctgcaaattccctgtagagcctggctttggagaaggtgccagaatcgaagtccatcatcctcagctgccggtgaccaggtggaggaagaggttgtcatccttgatgtcgtcctcgctgtccccagcagcagcagccccacctggtacagcttctccaggggctccttctccttccctgggggtgagcccaggctgtcagggttctgcccagggcccagagctgtcagggaaccaggacaagcaaaaccagctcagatggcagccaccagtgctgggcagagcagctcagctccagcacaagggctgcgtgttcccatctgatgacccctgggcagtgacacaggcaggacaaaatgtctgggttcctttgcttctgattgccaaggcatgtgtggagctgcaacttaccagggccttgcatcaaagtgtgcctgtggttctctcccttcttctagggccgatcaatatcctgcagccagggatcacataacagctcttctaacgagggcctgtccgagtgcagcatggataaacaccgcctgatcacatcttggcactctgggcagagaaaccagaacccgccggtcagctggagaaggctcctgttggctttgccccactattcccgtgcccaggccatgctggatgtgctcagagctgggcctaaactcccccatcaattccctgttttggaggagagcaggagagcaggacatgtgccacctcctcagcagctgccagagcgggatgctcacgagctgctgctgtctcccagcactggcattgcccccgtggccagagatgaggatccaccttgagagagccgtcgtggcagcgagagctgatggtcccagctgatgttctggctcctcctgaaagggtgctccccgcagaccatctggtgcagcaggatgcccagggaccagatggtagctggcttgccgtagtaaaatcgaaagtgggtccattctgggggcctgtatgaccgtgttcctgtggaatacagatggggttcatcagggggatgctgctgctcccagagcctggccccagcatccctgggcgtgtgggggctgccccagtggcacacggggtgaccgctgccctctcgccagcacctgggacttgtgtacagactcggggttggaaaagaagccactggggttggaagagggcagcagaagtcctggcaaggcctgaccatgaggaggaaaaacccacccagtgcttgggaaaaccatgccttcatcctccctgcctgcactgcccaaaaacatcatgaatccaaaacaaaccaggtgagtggagcagtccaagccctttgtcacctgcacaccaaaccggctgggacacaggttacggcctccctctctgctacccccacccacccgtgtttttgttgggctggctgccccagccccagccccagtcctgggcagagtggtgggcaaaggctgccagcagggctggaagctggctccccacccagccctgctcaaatgcaactcagctgaaatctcagtgccatgaagggcagcaaaagggagaatccccgctgccacacccagcttgggctgtgagatgttgggccatgagatgccaggaccgagagcacacccctgcatgggctcacctgcaaagcgagtgtaggctgtgtcttgcaggtaggtgccacagccaaagtcgatcaatttggcctgcccagtggccaggtcaaccaggatgttccctggtttgatgtccctgtgcaggaccccgcagctggtgcagtgctgcacggcctccagcacctggcggaacagatcccgcgccacctcctcggacaggaacccccgtgcccgaatgaaatggtgcaggtcctgagagcactctgggcgttccagcacgatcaagatgtcgttggggagctcaagccactccagcagctggacgacaccggggaagccagtggagaccttctccagcagcacgatctccaggggtgcgctggtgccgtcgggctgcgggaggagcacgatgccatcagtggggctgatgccatgccgggggtcaggaactcctcacccagcccgggatgcccttcgccctgcgctggccccacgcccgctctcccttgaggtgtcctggtggctcccaccctgccgggcctcggctcatccccgcccggcacggcccggcttctgccgctggccccgcttactcaccagctcgccccagtgccggacgcggttccttggcacccttttgatggccacctgcaagccaagagcagcagcaggctgagctcACCACCCACCCTgcgcagccccagctccatcgccatcctcctcccccttctcctcctccccctcctcctccgccccctcctcctcctcttcccccccccatcccctcctcctccctctactcctcctcctcccgttcccctcctcctcctcctcctcctccgcccgccgccggccccgccgctcaccggggcgccgtccgagcgccgcgtggccgcgaagacgctgccgaagccgccgctgcccagcagcgaacccagccggtaccgctcctgcagggcctccggcgccttccctgcgggcgggacgcggctgtcagcgctcggcccggggccaggagcggcccccgagcgccccccgaccgccccgggccggccctccccaggcgttcgctcccggcaacgggacagcggcggctcgggggcggcggccgcgctgccgagcggcggagctcgggccggggaagccgcagcggaggcggcggcagcggccgcgccgcgtgtgtcctccgcggggcccgggaggagccggggccggggccaggctcgggccaggcggagccagagggaggcgatgccgccccagccccaggcaccgatgcccgcccagaagcgccaccgccagcacggccagagccgggcggaggcgagaccccggcgggacggccgggggcagggatggggcagccccgcccggagccgggggcgggccgggggcatggcccggccgggaatggggagagagagactgggagaggaggggacagcgggaaagggagagcaggagacgGTGCaggacagcgggagagggagaggagaatcaagagggagtctctgctttggctgctgctgctgctgctgctgctgctgctgctgctgctgctgct from Anomalospiza imberbis isolate Cuckoo-Finch-1a 21T00152 unplaced genomic scaffold, ASM3175350v1 scaffold_53, whole genome shotgun sequence carries:
- the LOC137467180 gene encoding serine/threonine-protein kinase pim-1-like, with the protein product MELNVYGPLSRCRERTPGEGRPGAVGGRSGAAPGPGPSADSRVPPAGKAPEALQERYRLGSLLGSGGFGSVFAATRRSDGAPVAIKRVPRNRVRHWGELPDGTSAPLEIVLLEKVSTGFPGVVQLLEWLELPNDILIVLERPECSQDLHHFIRARGFLSEEVARDLFRQVLEAVQHCTSCGVLHRDIKPGNILVDLATGQAKLIDFGCGTYLQDTAYTRFAGEPMQGCALGPGISWPNISQPKLGVAAGILPFAALHGTEISAELHLSRAGWGASFQPCWQPLPTTLPRTGAGAGAASPTKTRVGGGSREGGRNLCPSHEPF